In the Rhododendron vialii isolate Sample 1 chromosome 2a, ASM3025357v1 genome, GATGGTGCGTTTCCACTTTCCCTAACAAAAAATTtgtaatccaattttttttttttgcctttatcaattttgcgctaaatttttactatatattattaattcatctcaacgagaggatttgaaaaagtaaaaaaaatttaacttttacactagtgttttgaaaaatattcaaaaaaaagcgcaaaaaaaagttcaattttttaggtttttcttagatatttttaGAAACatttgtgtaaaagttataatttttttttatttttttgattcttctcgtcaagaTAAACCcataatacataaaagtttgtcgcaaaattaacaaacatgaatttttttttgaattaaaacaaaaccaaaaagttatggcggaaaccaaaaaaaaaaggaaagatttaggttgattgatgaattattattattattttaacgaatttccaaaacaaaacacTTTTAACTGTATGTACAAGGGTAAGACCagatcttcaaaaaaaaaatactcacacGAGCACTTTGGATATGACCATATCTGCGTTCTAGATTTTCCAAAGCAAAAAGAGTAATAATTATGGACACTCATGATGtgcttgggaaaaaaattatttttttatgagcaATAAAGATTAGAGCTTGATTAATTACTACTTACCATATAGAGGTCaagttttttataattaaacATGAATCATACTTAATATTGCTTATAAATGTGAAACCTTCCATTTACAATTACTTAATGCAAgaatcttgaaatttcaaaattttgaataattaTGATTTGGCTTACAATACAGCATACATTTCTATCGGTTACACTaattaatttataaatttaGAGTTTTTTGAGAATTAGGATTGTGGCCCGAACTCACCCTATAGTGTTTCTCTCCATCTTAGAAAGCGGTTTCGTTCATTACGTATTAGTTGACTCATATAGAGATTTTCGCACTATTTTTCTATACTCGATTAAAAGGGGATTTTCTTCAATATAGATTAGTTGCATTGAGTACCCATGGATGTTCACAACAAAATGGTTAAAAATTTggcatcttccaaaaaaaatcattagaatttcatgtatgtatgtatgtatgcatgcaatgatatgtgttttttttgagttacaaaaaataaaaattaccgAAATTAGATCTGGacaaataaatttacaagaatacAGCCTACAAGAATACAGCCTACGTAATTTTTTTGGTTCCATtctaactcaaaaaattatcagAATAATTTGTTTTGTAGAACTCATCGAGAACAATATCCACGCCAAAATTACTTTAATCGAAATTTGTCTATTAAACAAAGTAATCGTGTTTGtataaggaaaaaattgatagttAACAATTTAACACATATTTTGCTTACTTTCTCGTGCAAAACACGATTCGTTCATAGGAGTTAGTTAAAACGAAGTccgataattatttttttccaaggACATTTTTCTCTCGTCCTAGGTTCGACTTTTCTGCGCTGCGAAAAGCCCTCGAGGCTACCCCATGCGTAAAGGCTGTTTGGGTTAGTAAAGGCCGGTAGAAATTGGAGAGATTAGTTCTGTAATGTATGCAAATTGACCCGAGACCACttttattacccaaaaaaaaccagAAAGTCTGTTTGTACAAcaattgtgcacaaattgtaAAATGGGGCCCATCCCGAATCCGGCCCCACCCGGGTCCGGGTTGGGAATAAAACTTGAGGGGATCAGTCACTTCCTTCTCCCTTTCTTGACAAAAAACACAAACCCACAAACAAAAACCCATACccccctcttcctctctctctctctctctctctctctctctctcatccaatcttccatttctctctctgtctctctctctctctctccctctctcacatcCAAAGCTGGTAGATGGGCAAGTACCTGAGGAAAGCAAAGACAGCAGCCGACGTGGCGCTAATGGAAGTCGCCCAGTCCTCTCTCGGCGTCCGAACCCGAGCCAGAACCCTAGCTTTGCAACGCCTCCAGAAATCATCGCCGGCGCCGgccaccgccaccaccgtcGCCGCCGGAGGGTCTTATCTGCAGCTGAGGAGCAGAAGACTCGAAAAGCCCCCAATTGATCATTCCAAGAGAcagaaacaacaacaacaacaacaacaacaacaacagggCCCTAAACAAACTCCTGTCTTAAGCCCAAACCCTAATTCGAGAAAATCAAGATTGGGTGTGGGGTCGGAATTTGTGAATGATGAGGGGGGTAATTTGGGGATAGAGAAATTGGAAGAGAGttttcaagaaaacaagaatggTGATTtgggtggtggaggtggtggtgaggCTTCTTGTGGAGAGAATGTGTTGGAATTTGAAGGTAGAGAAAGGTGGGTTTTCgtttaactagttttttttttttttcctttacctgtttatttttttgtgttctgTTTTCTCTGTTTAACAGTAAAAGGGTATTCTTGGGCCTGTTTTGTTTGCtgagaaaaagtgaaaaagggCCAGAATCTAAGGATCAATTTGTGCTTTGGGGAAAGTTTTGGGgtgaaaaaaattactagttcttttcttttgtttttgccttGTTTCTTGAACTTGAGAGGGTCTTTTTATGTTCTGTTTGGCTTCGGAGAAAATTTGGAAAAGTGATATTCACATGCATGGCTTTTTCGACAAAATTTTCAGGCCTGGTGGAATATTTTTGTTGGGTTGAAAGTGggttttgcatttgttttttccATTTCGGTTTCTTGCAAAgtaaaaagtttttcttttccccgTTTGTTTGCTGAGAAAATGTGAAAAGAGGCACAATCAAAGTCAGAATACCTGTTTTGGTCCTTTTGGAGTTATGGTGTCAAAAACAAATTAAgggttcttcttgttcttggtgGTTTGAGGTGGgtgggttttattttatttttttggcatccgaaagtctaggaacacaactGATGCAACTGCATCCAGAACCGTTCGAAGAACCGTTCGATCGATTTCTCGGATGAAATTTTGATGCAGTTGTGTTTTAAATTTGTGTTCtagcatcttttttttttctttccccgtCCCCTTTGGTTTTGTCCTAAATTTGCGGGCTTTTTTTGCGTTCGCTGTTTGGTCCCTctgaaaatgaaggaaaatgaaaCCAATCTTGGGTTTCTCTTGTCTTTGAGTCTGCATGTGTGGGTGTAGGTACCATTTGTGGGGTTGTTTGATACAGTATAAAAACTCCTTCGTTGTCAATTAGGTCACCCTCCTGCAAATTTTGCTCAGCTATTCTATGGGCTAGTGACGTGAatatgaggtttttttttttcccccatttCCCTATTTAGGCCCCTTTCCGGAActtaaataagtttttattttttgttcaataataataaggcttgttccacaaaataagaagtacgtacttattttttggttaaggcaactttaagctcaaaaatcatgtgtttacgcaaataatttttctatcaatatggatcttatttgatagatctcattgagatttttaatacggtgcaaaaaaaattgaaaatttatttttcatttacgttatttttaagtttgaaaatatgaaataagctgcttatttgagttttctggaacaattttttttatttttctttgagaagttctaaaataagtatttattttttaagaaggtttctgaaacggagccttagcCTGAATTTATGTCCTCTGTTTCTGTTGCCTAAAAACAAATCCGTTTTGTTCTTTacttttgccctttttttatttcttaggGGTTGGTCTCTTAAAAATAGCATTCAATTAcccaataaatattttttaattttttttttactttttaccttCTGGTGTGTATGGTGGGGTTGAAGGCCTGTTTGATTATCTCGTTTTACTGTCTTATCGTCCTATTTTGGGTTGAATTGTGTCTAGATTTAAAccgaaaataaacaaataagacaATTAGACGCGCAAACCAAACGGGCCAGATTCGTTTTcgattttattcttttttccccttagCATATTCTTAATATTCTATTctattttccactttttttttgaatgccGTGGTTAATAATCTTTTTGTAGTTCTAACTTCATAATGATACATAAATCACTCACCAACCTCGAGTTCTATTGGCTATTCATTGTCATTTACTACTTGACGCGATTTTTTTAGTATGAAAGGTTGTTGGAAGCATTTACATAACCgcgaccatttttttttttggcaagattGTATACATTATCGGGGGTTAGTGGGAGAGTTAGTAGATTAGTACACGGGGAAACGGAAACCCCAAATGGCCACGACGGGGCTTGAACTTTGGCAACCTACAAGGGGAGGACTAGGAGATGCAACTGGGCTAGAGCCCATTGGCTAACAGTGACAATTCAGCATCCTTAAATATGCCTTGTCACAGTTTGAGCTATTTCTGAACTGTTTGAAGCTGTCATTTGCGTCACTATCTTCAACTGTTCTTTCCTCATGGTTTCTTACTTTCATGCATTATTGTGTTTTAAGAAAATTCTTATAAACCCCAATGGGTAGCTCAAGTGGCTACACGGATAAGGATGAACTGTAAGCCCAAACATCCGAGTTCAAAATTTGGCAACCTCTTGGGGCCTGTCCGCAAGAGAGAAATCTATTGTGAATCCCCTACCCAACGTGGATGGCCGTCTGCCTCTGATTGGACCGGGGAGGGAAATAGCCGACGTGTGCGTATGCTGGCTAGGATACCCCTGGCCGTTGAACCCaaaacaaaagaggaaaaaattcTTATACATTATGGGTTTTGTTGGTTGGCATTGTTTTAGTGTTCTCCAGGGTCATGATGTTATTTTCCAAGGAAATAGAACCTTATTCTTGCTATCTGTATGTCTATGTTACCACACTTCCAGCATTATTTGTGGTATCTTGGtgattgaataattttgtagcTGGAGAAAAGGCTTCTCTTCTCTTTAACTGAATGTTCAATGCATTTGTTGTATTGGTGTCTTAAATTGCAAAGCTTCTGAATGATTGGTAGGCCCCCTTTCCTCCTTTTTATCTTGTATATATATCGTGGGGTTCTCTTAAATAAAATTGCAGCAGTGGATCAGAGATGGAAAGATAACGCCTCTGTGTCATAaccatgaaaatgaaaaagcttTCACCTTAAAGTGCACTGACAGGCTCCTGATGGCCTTGAATTCCTTTCCACATAAAATTGTTAGTTGCATAAGGTTTCGTACTAGTCAATTTACATATAAGTATGGACCCGTTTGTCTATATCCAGATCAAATATCCGGTGGTTTTGTTCCAATACTTAAGACCCGGATTGAAAATAATGTACAAAACTATAGGGGTGTGAGATTTTTAATCCGCTGTAAATCTGGTGGTATTGTATATCCAGTGAGATTTATATTCATTTACGATTAGTCCCAGCAAACACCACGGCCTGTATATCTCCTGTATATCTATTGTTGCAACATGCATGGCTTGTGACTGTTTGTTTGTAAAGGGAAATGCATCTTATCTGTGACAGGAGTACCAGGGAGAGCACACCGTGCAGTTTGATAAGAGATCCAGAGAGCATCAGAACCCCTGGTTCTACCACTAGGCCTACCTGCTCAACTGCGGCCAGCGGGGGAGTGCAGAATTCCATGCCAAGCCACATCCCAACGGCCCGCGAAATGGACAATTTCTTCTCCGGTCCAGAAGAACAGCAACAAAAGCAATTTATGGACAAGTATGTTTTTGTTtcctctaaaaaaaaatccttctatgttacatggattcGAGTATGGGTGTTGCGTTTCCAAGTGTCGGGCCTTTTTAAACTTAATTGCTTTTGGGAAAAAGGATATATGTCCAAAAGTTGGATATGGGTATGGCGCAGTCCTGAACACTTATTTCTTCTGTATAAGGGGATACGGATTTATTTTGGAATTTGTATCTTTGATATGTGTGGAAGGctataaattttcttttgtagCCAACGTGAATTCAAGTTTCTTAATTGGGCACTGGTGTAAGACACATATCCCGCACCCATACCCATTTTATATCTGTTGGCAGGGCCAGCCCGAGGTGAGCCCAACAACCCCctgggcttgggcaaccccccCACCaggggcaaccaaaaaaaaatttaaccatgAAGTACATAATAAATATAAAAGTTAGCCCATAAAAAACAAATGGGGTCTTTGGCCCAGCGGTGAAGTTATCTTTCTCCATTGAAAATGGGTGGGTTCGAGTTGTAGCAAGCTAGCCTCCCAACCTGTTTTTTGATCCTCCCTATGAGCCCCTTCATCTTTGTCTTTCCGTAagatatcttcttctttttttaaatttgtttagCCTCTTACTATTACTTATTTTCATTTAATTTGTTCATGTGATTTCTACTACTATTAAAAGTTAAAAGGGTTTATTAAACTTTTTATGTTTTGGTCAAACTATTTTACTTTCATGTTCCTTTTGATTATAGTACCTCATACAGACATTAGAATGTCTATATTGATAAACCTTACACATTTAATtttaaagaagcaaaaaaagaatttcacttctttaattttttgagagtaAGTGTAAttaaaaagttcaaattttgttCAGATGTGTTTTTCAATTATGTGATTATAAGATTTTATTGGGAAGATGGTAGTTTTCAAATGATATGTGATTGCTTATCGAATATAGTTGAATATTCGTGTTGCAGTTGCTTCAGCGGAAAATAGTTTTTCTTAGTTGAAATAGATAGAAACTTACATTCGGACATCCATGTCACACGAGAGATTAAGTAGATTCGCTGTGATCTCAATTAAAAATGAGTACATGAATAAGTTAAAGTACAATGACTTAATCAAAGAAGTTGTTTCAAGAAATGCAAGGAAAAGTTGTTTACTTTGAATTAGATCGTGGTAATCATAAAGCAATATAATTGGAgttgtattttgattttgattttttgatgtaattcaagcttaGTTAAAAGCAAAATGtaacattgaaattttttttttttgacttgtatgTCTTTCTATTTTTGTAACTTAATATTAAGTGGGCAACCAAGCACGAGGTTGGACTTGGGCAACCTAAATATCGGGGCCGGCACTGTCTGTCGGACACGGGTATTGGGCAGAAAATACGAATTGTGGATTTCACATGTTTTTGCCATCCGTTTGTTTCATGTCTCCCAAATGAATTTCCCTTTCAGGTACAACTTCGATCCCGTGAACGATAAGCCGCTGCCAGGACGTTTCGAATGGGCAAAGCTGGATCCCGTGAACGATAAGCTGCTGCCAGGATGTTTCGAATGGGCAAAGCTGAATCCTTAGGTGTTCCGTATTCTCGGTTGCATGAATCGTGGTAGTTTTCTGCAGTGATGGTGGTATTATCCATCTCCCATCACTTTTCTTTACTTGTAAAGAAAGTAGGGCTGTCTAAGTGTAGACTAATGATCTGTACAATAACAAAGCTTGTGATTAACACAACAAATAGAACAAGGGTTCTTTGTCTAACAGATCATCTGACCCAGAGGGGAAGGGAAATAGGGTTAGGGTTCAATGAACTAGGTCAGTTCAGTGTTTTGGTGGTACAAAAATTTTACttaggttttttgtttttttgcctgTGTCCTGTATTGTCCTCCCCTCTTGAGGTCTATACCTGTAGTGATGGAATCTTTGCAATAAAATTGACCCATTTCCCCACCTGTGTTTGTCTTTGTCCCCTCTCATCTCATCTTTTGTATAGGATTCTCAGTTGATCTTTGGCCTGTTCATCTTCATGTGAGGCAATCAACTTGTTTGTTGCACGCTTGCAGCTAGCTTGTCCATAGGGCTAGTTTGGTTGTACTATTGTTTATTTGCTTATTGCTTGGTACCTCCAGGGTTACATAGCAACTGCTTACTGAAGAAGGCCAACAAGCAGTAAGCAAATACGAAAGTGGAAGTGAAGTCGACCGATAAATCCTTATACTGGTTTTGCTCATTTcttatttattgaaaagaatgacaaaTAGGCGATTTGAGCCAAACCCGCCTTAGCTTTTTCGTTTCTTCGGAGTATGTGCTAGCTTGTTTTCTGTTCAGGAAGAGTAATTGTTTTGACGGTTCTGGAATACCATGTGGTGTTTTCACATTATACTTTCAAACAAATCATGTAATGACAACTTCTACGGTTAGGACATCAACAAACACTTTCGTTGAGTTGTGAGAGATAAGGGGTGACCCACGTAGTGTGTAAGGACATCAACAAACACTTTCGTTGAGTTGTGAGAGATAAGGGGTGACCCACGTAGTGTGTATTGCAGTAACTTATTAGCAAGAAGTACCGCGCAAGTGATGACATATTGTACTTTCAGCAGTCCTTCTGCGAGGCAAAACAACccaagggaaaagaaagagaaaatgctACAGTAGTAATTTCGTTCACATTAGGATTGTTTTAGCTTTCTCCTTGAGCAGCATTAATGTCTATCATAATTCAAGCTCCCAGAAATAGGATTTAAAAAGCACCTTTGATGAACATTTGGGTGGTACTGGCCCTTCACTGAGAGATGAGGCTGTTACTATTCATTGTCCTAATATTTTAGCCTCTTGTGAGAATGGTTGGTGATGTCACTAGTGGTGGGATTGCTTTGTTCTTGGCACCACCATTTATCTTGTCTGGTTAAACACTATTTTGGACTTTATGGAACTACCCTTTCGAATGGGACAACTGCAAGCTTGTCAGGCATAGGAAATGCTTGAAAAGGGAAAGATAAGAGAATGGTTTTGGACAGATTGAAGATTtcgagaaaatctttttttggttcttcatGGTAGATTTGAATGATGCAAGTATGAGAAAAATGTTGTGCGGGAGTTTTGAGGGTTGTGGACCTGGGAATGGGAGGTGCTACCAAGCAAGGGTagcaggggtgcttggcagcaccGCTGCCACTGGGGATTGGTGATGTGTAGCTGCCgcacagcaccgtgctgcgcgGTTCAGATGCTGTCTGTTCGTAaattcaacggttcaaatcttATCTCCACCCATGTTGCATCTgtgccgttcattgccgagataagATTTGAACCGTTGGATTGCCGAACGAACGGCATTCGAGCAGTGCAGCACGGTGCTGCTCAGTTGCACAGCACCAACTCCGAATCCAGCGGTGCTGAGCATTTGATCTCAACATCACACAGCATGTTGAAATAAAACTGCTGAGAAGTTGAAGCATTTGGTCAATCAACATGCTGAAAATTTTTGTTCTGAGAGAGCGTTTGATCAGAACATCAAACAACAAAGAAATATTATTAAATTTTGATAATATCTAGCAGTTGTCA is a window encoding:
- the LOC131318070 gene encoding cyclin-dependent kinase inhibitor 4-like, translated to MGKYLRKAKTAADVALMEVAQSSLGVRTRARTLALQRLQKSSPAPATATTVAAGGSYLQLRSRRLEKPPIDHSKRQKQQQQQQQQQQGPKQTPVLSPNPNSRKSRLGVGSEFVNDEGGNLGIEKLEESFQENKNGDLGGGGGGEASCGENVLEFEGRERSTRESTPCSLIRDPESIRTPGSTTRPTCSTAASGGVQNSMPSHIPTAREMDNFFSGPEEQQQKQFMDKYNFDPVNDKPLPGRFEWAKLDPVNDKLLPGCFEWAKLNP